A single region of the Streptomyces sp. NBC_00236 genome encodes:
- a CDS encoding MFS transporter, which translates to MNVTPAASSRPDRRAATLVMACLGVFVAYLPVTTVAVSLPAIQVALDASTAQLSWVQDAFVLPMAAFILTAGVVGDVHGRKKVFQAGLLFSAAGAAVALAAPSIEVLWAGQALAGLGAAALLPTTLALISHAVPDPRERGKFIGLWATSLLTALAVGPLIAGLVLEHADWRWIYLLVIPVSLVATVFAARLLTDSRAPHGRRLDWPGQITAAVAITALVYGVIEGGAGSFADAQVLVALFTAVAGAVAFVMAERRSDSPMLDLALFRSPAFTATTLVAMITFLGLIGFFFLLSLYFGLVQQLDTLQAALRLFVVTAVSIVVGGPVSRLMHRVPARTLITAGLLVVSGALLSMTTLDADTSFVSIAWRLALLGIGMGCILTPMTATAVASVPQHLGGMAAAGNNAFRQIGGALGPAVLGALLTSRALDTFPARLADAGISGAGRQNIVETAREGGLGAVAGMNLGAQTGQALGAMGDAFLDGLRLCLIVAAALTLLAALVSVVLLRPRASSAATVTVAAQPVPGSATADAVTPAAGGDPVTVRRPG; encoded by the coding sequence TTGAACGTCACACCCGCGGCGAGCAGCCGGCCCGACCGGCGGGCGGCCACGCTCGTCATGGCCTGCCTCGGCGTCTTCGTCGCCTACCTGCCGGTGACCACCGTCGCCGTGAGCCTGCCCGCCATCCAGGTGGCGCTCGATGCGTCGACGGCCCAACTGTCCTGGGTCCAGGACGCGTTCGTTCTGCCCATGGCCGCGTTCATCCTGACGGCCGGTGTGGTCGGCGACGTCCACGGGCGCAAGAAGGTGTTCCAGGCAGGCCTGTTGTTCTCAGCCGCCGGTGCCGCCGTCGCCCTGGCGGCCCCGTCGATCGAGGTGCTCTGGGCCGGTCAGGCACTCGCCGGACTCGGCGCCGCCGCGCTGCTCCCCACGACCCTGGCCCTGATCAGCCACGCGGTGCCCGACCCCAGGGAGCGCGGCAAGTTCATCGGCCTGTGGGCCACCTCGCTCCTGACGGCGCTGGCCGTCGGCCCGCTGATCGCCGGACTCGTCCTGGAGCACGCGGACTGGCGGTGGATCTACCTCCTGGTCATTCCCGTCTCGCTCGTCGCGACGGTCTTCGCCGCGCGACTGCTGACCGATTCGCGTGCCCCGCACGGCCGGCGGCTCGACTGGCCGGGCCAGATCACCGCCGCGGTGGCGATCACCGCCCTGGTGTACGGCGTGATCGAGGGCGGTGCCGGTTCCTTCGCCGACGCGCAGGTCCTGGTGGCGCTGTTCACCGCCGTGGCCGGCGCGGTGGCCTTCGTCATGGCCGAGCGGCGCAGCGACAGCCCGATGCTGGACCTGGCCCTGTTCCGCAGCCCGGCGTTCACGGCCACCACCCTGGTCGCGATGATCACCTTCCTGGGCCTCATCGGCTTCTTCTTCCTGCTGAGCCTCTACTTCGGCCTGGTGCAACAGCTCGACACCCTTCAGGCTGCCTTGCGCCTGTTCGTGGTCACCGCCGTGTCCATCGTTGTCGGCGGTCCCGTCTCCCGCCTGATGCACCGGGTTCCGGCCCGCACCCTGATCACCGCCGGGCTGCTCGTCGTCTCCGGCGCGCTGCTCTCGATGACCACCCTCGACGCGGACACGTCGTTCGTCTCCATCGCCTGGCGGCTGGCCCTGCTGGGCATCGGGATGGGCTGCATCCTGACGCCCATGACGGCCACCGCGGTCGCCTCCGTCCCCCAGCACCTGGGAGGCATGGCAGCAGCCGGCAACAACGCCTTCCGCCAGATCGGCGGCGCACTGGGCCCCGCCGTTCTGGGCGCCCTCCTCACCTCCCGCGCCCTGGACACCTTCCCCGCCCGTCTCGCGGACGCGGGGATCTCCGGAGCCGGCCGCCAGAACATCGTGGAGACCGCCCGCGAGGGAGGCCTCGGCGCGGTCGCCGGAATGAACCTGGGCGCGCAGACCGGTCAGGCCCTGGGCGCGATGGGCGACGCCTTCCTCGACGGCCTCCGGCTGTGCCTGATCGTCGCCGCGGCGCTCACCCTGCTCGCCGCCCTGGTGTCCGTGGTCCTGCTCCGGCCGCGCGCGTCGTCCGCCGCCACGGTGACGGTCGCCGCGCAGCCCGTCCCCGGCAGCGCCACCGCCGACGCGGTCACACCCGCAGCCGGCGGCGACCCGGTCACGGTGCGGCGACCCGGCTGA
- a CDS encoding metal-dependent hydrolase, whose amino-acid sequence MMGPAHSLSGAAAWLGVGAAAAAAGHTMPWPVLVVGALITAGAALAPDLDHKSATISRAFGPVSRGLCEIVDKLSHAVYKATKMRGDSNRNGGHRTLTHTWLWAVLIGAGASAAAITGGRWAVLAILFVHLVLAVEGLLWRAARMSSDVLVWLLGATSAWILAGVLDKPGNGSDWLFNAPGQEYLWLGLPIVLGALVHDIGDALTVSGCPILWPIPVGRKRWYPIGPPKAMRFRAGSWVELKVLMPVFMVLGGVGGAAAMNFI is encoded by the coding sequence ATGATGGGACCGGCACACTCTCTGTCAGGGGCAGCGGCCTGGCTGGGGGTGGGCGCGGCGGCGGCTGCCGCGGGCCACACCATGCCGTGGCCCGTCCTGGTCGTCGGCGCGCTGATCACCGCCGGCGCGGCGCTCGCCCCGGACCTCGACCACAAGTCGGCGACCATCTCGCGCGCCTTCGGACCGGTCTCCCGCGGCCTCTGCGAGATCGTCGACAAGCTCTCGCACGCCGTCTACAAGGCCACCAAGATGCGGGGCGACTCGAACCGCAACGGCGGCCACCGGACGCTCACCCACACCTGGCTGTGGGCCGTCCTGATAGGAGCCGGCGCCTCCGCGGCGGCGATCACCGGCGGCCGGTGGGCCGTGCTGGCGATCCTCTTCGTCCACCTGGTGCTCGCCGTCGAAGGACTGCTCTGGCGGGCAGCCCGGATGTCCAGTGACGTCCTGGTGTGGCTGCTCGGCGCGACCAGCGCATGGATTCTCGCGGGCGTCCTGGACAAGCCGGGCAACGGCTCGGACTGGCTCTTCAACGCCCCCGGCCAGGAATACCTCTGGCTCGGTCTGCCCATCGTGCTCGGCGCCCTCGTCCACGACATCGGTGACGCGCTGACCGTCTCCGGCTGCCCGATCCTGTGGCCGATCCCGGTCGGCCGCAAGCGCTGGTACCCGATCGGCCCGCCGAAGGCCATGCGGTTCAGGGCCGGCAGCTGGGTGGAGCTGAAGGTGCTGATGCCGGTGTTCATGGTGCTCGGGGGAGTGGGCGGGGCCGCCGCCATGAACTTCATCTGA
- a CDS encoding Lrp/AsnC family transcriptional regulator — protein sequence MIDDVDMRILRTLHRAPRAPFRLIGEVSGVSEQTAARRYQALRRAGVMRVVGLVDPAVHGEAQWVARIRCRPDRVAPLADSLARRPDIAYVGIASGGSEIICIIRSPLHAPRADMLLQQLPRSKAVLDVSIDLLIHPFGDPGTAGWTGYGGHLTAEQEQRLAGSPSPVPDGRLLSLSAEDGPLLDALAEDGRTSHTQLAETTGWSKGRVARRLESLESSGTLSYDIDLLPEHLGFHLNATLWLRVAPARLERTGNEIARHEEVAFAAATSGDHNVMAIVICRDAEEFYRYLTTRLAATPGVDAYGVSIRVRRLKQAASLISHGRLVPSGPVQPRGGPSAVR from the coding sequence GTGATCGACGACGTGGACATGAGAATCCTCCGCACGCTCCATCGCGCGCCGCGCGCCCCGTTCCGGCTCATCGGCGAGGTGAGCGGGGTGTCGGAACAGACGGCGGCCCGCCGCTATCAGGCCCTGCGCCGGGCGGGCGTGATGCGGGTCGTGGGCCTGGTCGATCCCGCCGTACACGGAGAGGCGCAGTGGGTCGCCCGCATCCGCTGCCGTCCCGACCGGGTCGCTCCTCTCGCCGACTCTCTGGCCCGGCGACCCGACATCGCCTACGTGGGCATCGCCTCGGGCGGCTCGGAGATCATCTGCATCATCCGCTCACCGCTCCACGCCCCGCGCGCGGACATGCTGCTCCAGCAGCTTCCCCGGTCCAAGGCCGTCCTCGACGTCAGCATCGATCTGCTCATCCATCCGTTCGGCGACCCGGGCACGGCCGGCTGGACCGGCTACGGCGGACACCTCACCGCCGAGCAGGAACAGCGGCTGGCGGGCAGCCCCTCCCCCGTCCCGGACGGCCGGCTCCTCTCCCTCAGCGCGGAGGACGGGCCGCTGCTCGACGCCCTCGCCGAGGACGGCCGTACCTCGCACACACAGCTGGCCGAAACCACCGGCTGGTCCAAGGGCCGCGTCGCCCGCCGGCTGGAGTCCCTGGAGTCGTCCGGCACCCTCTCGTACGACATCGACCTGCTGCCGGAGCACCTCGGCTTCCATCTCAACGCCACCCTCTGGCTGCGCGTCGCCCCCGCCCGCCTGGAGCGCACCGGGAACGAGATCGCCCGTCACGAGGAGGTCGCGTTCGCCGCTGCCACCAGTGGCGACCACAACGTGATGGCCATCGTCATCTGCCGCGACGCGGAGGAGTTCTACCGCTATCTGACGACGCGCCTCGCCGCCACTCCCGGCGTCGACGCCTACGGGGTCAGTATCCGGGTGCGCCGCCTCAAGCAGGCCGCTTCCCTCATCTCGCACGGCCGTCTGGTCCCTTCCGGACCCGTGCAGCCGCGGGGCGGACCGTCGGCCGTCAGATGA